In Rutidosis leptorrhynchoides isolate AG116_Rl617_1_P2 chromosome 2, CSIRO_AGI_Rlap_v1, whole genome shotgun sequence, one genomic interval encodes:
- the LOC139893799 gene encoding phospholipase D delta-like has product MTISNPSDSNSSDSIIYLHGDLDLTIIEARCLPNMDLLSDRMNRCLTIFNSCKSQPLNRSKSQRRRKVITSDPYVTVSIAGATVARTRVISNSQNPKWNEHFITPLAHPVSQFEFQVKDNDVFGADLIGIVIISADRVMSGELIDEWFSIIGSGGKPVKPDAAIRLRIIFRSFNDKESDDEEMLFGLKDSYFPVRHGGNVTLYQDAHVRAGELEKIELDGDGKVYEQRGCWEDICYAILEAHHLVYIVGWSIYDKVKLVRESSKKLPDGWDQSLGELLKYKSQEGVRVLLLVWDDKTSHNKFFLKTEGVMQTHDEETKKFFKHSSVHCVLSPRYASNKLSIFKQQVVGTLYTHHQKCVIVDTQGHGNNRKISAFIGGLDLCDGRYDTPDHRLFRDLDTVFENDYHNPTFATGTKGPRQPWHDLHCKIDGPAAYDVLKNFEQRWRKATKWSEFGRRFKKISHWHDDSLIKIERISWILSSTSTRPNDHPSLWVSNEGDPENWHVQVFRSIDSGSLKGFPKEVRLAEAQNLVCAKNLVIDRSIQKAYIQAIRSAKNFIYIENQYFLGSSYAWQSHKDAGADHLIPIELALKIASKIRANERFSVYIVIPMWPEGNPTSASVQGILFWQAQTMQMMYDVIARELKCSKLENAHPQEYLNFYCLGNREQCDENASNSSSQSSSNGGSVSASQKHGRFMIYVHAKGMIVDDEYVILGSANINQRSMAGSRDTEIAMGAYQPHHTWAHKRNHPRGQVYGYRMSLWAEHTGKLEGYFKEPERLDCVRNINKLAEDNWEKFTTDDYTPLQGHLLKYPIQVDSDGKVSPLPGHEQFPDVGGKVLGNPSTLPDALTT; this is encoded by the exons atGACTATATCAAATCCTTCAGATTCTAATTCTTCCGATTCAATTATTTATCTTCACGGTGATCTAGATCTAACAATAATCGAAGCTCGATGTTTACCTAATATGGATTTATTATCCGATCGTATGAACCGTTGTTTAACTATCTTCAATTCATGTAAATCACAGCCGTTAAATCGATCAAAATCACAACGACGTCGTAAAGTCATCACTAGTGATCCATACGTAACCGTCAGTATCGCCGGAGCAACCGTCGCGCGTACGCGCGTGATCTCAAATTCTCAAAATCCAAAGTGGAACGAACACTTCATCACACCGTTAGCACATCCAGTTTCACAATTCGAGTTTCAAGTAAAAGATAACGACGTTTTTGGCGCGGATTTGATCGGTATTGTAATCATTTCTGCTGACAGAGTAATGTCCGGTGAGTTAATAGATGAATGGTTTTCGATTATCGGGTCGGGTGGTAAACCGGTTAAACCGGATGCTGCGATTCGGTTACGGATTATATTCAGATCGTTTAATGATAAGGAGAGTGATGATGAGGAGATGTTGTTTGGTTTGAAAGATAGTTATTTTCCGGTGAGGCACGGAGGGAATGTGACATTGTATCAGGACGCGCACGTGCGTGCGGGTGAGTTAGAAAAAATTGAGTTGGATGGAGATGGTAAGGTTTATGAGCAGAGAGGGTGTTGGGAGGATATATGTTATGCAATTTTAGAGGCTCATCATTTGGTGTATATTGTAGGGTGGTCTATTTATGATAAGGTTAAGTTAGTTAGAGAGAGTAGTAAAAAGTTACCAGATGGTTGGGATCAGAGTTTGGGTGAGCTGTTGAAGTATAAATCACAAGAAGGGGTTAGGGTTTTGTTGTTGGTTTGGGATGATAAGACTTCACATAACAAGTTCTTCCTTAAAACG GAAGGAGTTATGCAAACTCATGACGAAGAGACAAAGAAGTTTTTTAAACACTCCTCTGTCCACTGTGTACTGTCTCCCCGATATGCAAGCAATAAGCTTAGCATTTTTAAACAACAG GTAGTTGGGACCCTATACACCCATCACCAGAAGTGTGTTATAGTTGATACGCAAGGCCATGGAAATAACAGGAAAATATCGGCATTTATTGGTGGTTTGGACCTCTGTGATGGACGCTATGACACACCAGATCATCGTTTATTTCGTGATCTTGATACTGTGTTTGAAAATGATTACCATAATCCAACATTTGCC ACAGGTACAAAGGGTCCAAGACAACCATGGCATGATTTACATTGCAAAATTGATGGTCCTGCTGCATATGATGTGCTCAAGAACTTTGAGCAAAGGTGGAGGAAAGCAACCAAATGGTCTGAATTTGGACGGCGTTTCAAGAAAATTTCTCATTGGCATGATGATTCATTGATTAAGATAGAGCGTATTTCGTGGATACTCAGTTCTACATCAACTCGTCCAAATGATCATCCTTCTTTATGGGTTTCTAACGAAGGCGATCCTGAAAACTGGCATGTTCAG GTTTTTCGCTCTATTGATTCTGGTTCTTTGAAGGGATTTCCAAAAGAAGTTCGATTAGCTGAGGCTCAG AATCTCGTTTGTGCAAAAAATTTGGTCATCGATAGGAGCATTCAAAAAGCATATATTCAAGCCATAAGATCTGCCAAAAACTTCATATATATTGAGAACCAGTATTTTCTCGGGTCATCTTATGCATGGCAGTCCCATAAAGATGCAG GGGCTGATCATTTAATTCCCATAGAACTGGCCCTGAAGATTGCTAGTAAGATAAGAGCAAATGAGAGGTTTTCGGTTTATATTGTTATTCCAATGTGGCCCGAGGGTAATCCTACTTCTGCATCTGTTCAAGGAATTTTGTTTTGGCAG GCACAAACTATGCAAATGATGTATGATGTGATTGCGCGAGAGCTAAAGTGTTCAAAGCTTGAGAATGCACATCCACAAGAGTACTTAAATTTCTACTGCCTTGGTAACCGTGAACAATGTGATGAAAATGCGTCAAATTCATCCAGCCAAAGCTCTTCTAATGGTGGTTCG GTTTCGGCTTCTCAAAAGCATGGAAGGTTTATGATTTATGTACATGCTAAGGGGATGATAGTAGATGATGAGTATGTGATATTGGGATCTGCCAACATCAATCAACGGTCTATGGCTGGTTCGAGAGATACTGAGATAGCTATGGGTGCTTATCAACCACATCACACATGGGCTCACAAAAGGAACCATCCTCGTGGTCAA GTCTACGGATACAGAATGTCACTATGGGCAGAACATACAGGAAAGCTGGAAGGCTACTTCAAGGAGCCAGAGAGGTTAGATTGTGTACGGAACATAAACAAACTCGCAGAAGATAACTGGGAGAAATTTACAACCGACGACTACACACCTTTGCAAGGCCACCTTTTAAAGTACCCGATCCAAGTTGATAGTGATGGAAAAGTAAGCCCATTGCCTGGACATGAACAGTTCCCAGATGTTGGTGGAAAGGTTCTTGGTAATCCTTCCACCCTCCCTGATGCCTTAACCACATAG